GAAAATCTGTGTCTAACTTCTGGTTCTTTTAAGTTCTTTTTTTGAACTGTTCAGTGAAACATAATTATAAAAACAAGGTCATACAGACAAGTTTTAGCACTTCTCTGATGAAATGACTACTGTGGTTGTTTTCATTATAATCTCatcaggggacagggacaataAAAGTAATGATATGGTAGATTCCTGACCTCAGCtctcacagaaaataattgtCTGACATTGTTACCATTTACAGTCCCGCCTTCAGCATTATCATATAAGTTTCTGATTATTCCATTAATGTCTGATATCCCATAATACACCATCATTTCACACAGAAATTTTAGCTTACTTAAAAGATCTTCTGCTACCCCATAGAAggattatttattatatatagcTTTTTGCTTAATAGTAActctgaaaatattaaataggtCAACACATGATCTTCAGTACTCCTTGAGTTTAGGGAGTTACTTGTTTTTTGACATTCAAAATATACTTTGGGAGTTCCTTTTCCAAGGTGAAAGCAGTGGCATCTTACTTTAGAGACTCTTACCTTGTTTGTTCTTCCTTCTCACTTCTGTTAAAAGCACCATAGATAGTTGTTCTGGAGGTATTTTAAGTAGTTTCTGCAGCATAAACTACTGAAGATGGGCAGTATCCtgtctatatttttttttctgttttatttttgaaatgtgttttctttcagttcAGAACAATGAATTACACTAAATCTCCTACTTAGAAATCCCATTGCCACTTGGCATAAAGTAAGGACTGTCTGTTTAAATCATTAACTCCAGCTTCTCAGCATCTCCTGTTTTATTCTTTCTATCCCTGGAAAGATCTTTGGTTCATGCTAAAGTTTTTCTGTTGTACTTCAGAACCCAAGTGAGgatgctattttatttttctgtgcatatttaaaatgtgtaaaaCATTACTCAATTACTGTTGAGCATCTAGCACTTAAGAGGATGCCAGGGGTAGGACTTCTGTAACTATGAAAATATTTGTAGAGTCTTTTAAAGTTTAGTTTACTGGTTCCTATTGTGACAGAGGAGATGGAATAGGTCGATACAGTTTGGGATGTCAAACTCCTTCCTGTGTGATGCTACAGTGTTGTGACATTATGCAGTAAAACTGTGGGCTTAATTGGAGTGTTCTGATTTCACATAAATTTTATACTGCTATCTGCTACTTCAGTAGTGTCATTCCATATCTGTATCATGGGATTGAGGTAATGATCTCACTGCAAAAAATTCTATCCAGAAATAGATGATGAAATTTAAATATGGAAGATTTTCAGCTCTGATTTCCAATAATTTTACTAGATATCATTTCTCAGTATGAAGAGTTCATTCAGCAATAGTACTCAGATAACCTTTTAACCACTCACTTTTGAGTGAGTTACTAATTACTGTTTTCTCATACTTCATTATCATATTTAAGTTAAAGTGATTCAACTGTACAGTCCCTTtaaaagaaagattttcttGAAGCTGATAAATGCAACAGCCCCAACTCAATGAAAAGGCTGAGAAACAGCTGTAATAGGGAATATCAATAAGCCCACATGCCATGAATTTGAAGTTAAGAATGTAGAGAAATCAGTATGGGGTCTATAATTTACTGAgccagaggaaaaggagagtATGGAATGAAATGAACAATGTGTACTACATATGTATCAACAAAAGATGCATTTTGGGCATATCTAGTACACAAAGACTTAGATTGAACTGGACAAAAACCTTGCACGTTGGCTTAACTTCACATGCTAACAGTCAATTTCTGAACACAAGGAAGAATGGAAGCAGGCACTCAGTaactttaattatttaaatggaaatgaaaaaaccaaaatctccCAATTTTTTGCATGTTGTATCGAGGCAAGCAAATAAGACTTGGAACACTGCAGATTTTGAGGTGTTTGGTTCCAAGCCCACCGTGTCTTTGTGCTTTTGGCTTCCTGCCCTGATGTGCTGGCTTGGGCTGGGGTAGAGCTAATTTCTATTTTAGCAGTTATGCAGTTCTCAGCAAGCAAGGTAAGaatatttagaagaaaattCATTCAGCATTATCTGTTATTCTAACCCAATATATTCCAAAGGCATTGGAGGCCCACAGATAATGGTAGATGTAGCCTTACACACTTACCTAATCTCTGTAACCAAACAGATTTTCTAGGTGATGTCAATTTCTAGAGAGTTCTTTCAAAAAAGCACAATataagttttaaattttttttcatctttttaaaaaacccaaattactCATGCTCTGACTTGCTAAATTTAGTCTAACATAAAAGTCCAGGTAGGGGGTCTAAATAAAAAACTATGCTTGGTCCTATGATGCAAAATTCTGCATCTTTAAAACAGCATCATCCTATTGCTATTCAGTGAAGTAATTCTGCAAATGTGAAGCTGAGATCTTATTTACCTAGAATCGAAGGAGgcagtttttttcccttgtcaCTGTAAATAATTATATCAAGAGCAGCTTCTGCACTAACTCCTCTGTCACCACAATGGCTCATGATTTTCGTGGACTGTGTGCACAGTGACCCACTGCAGCACCAATGTCTCATCACACAGGCAAGATTGCAGCTCCTACAAGTCACTGAAGGAAGCACTGTAGTGATAGCCTACATCCTGTTTCAAAATCTGCTATCAAAGCAAATTCTTTCACAAGATCTTTTTAGCCACCAGCAAAATATTCATGCGGTTTTGTATAGTTGCTGAGGACATGCTCAGTTACCTGCTGGCTCCCAAACTCTGCCAGTATTTTTATAGGCTTTATTCTCTCTGGTGTTTTGGTAGTCATCTGAAGAGGTGTCAAGTAGCAGGTGAATAGCATCGGGCTAGAACCTATTCTATTTGTTGTCCGAAAGACAAAGTGCCCCAGAGGAATTCACAGCAAAAGCAGATTCCAACATTTAATAAGGGAAAGTAAAAGAGACTTGCCTTTGCCTAATCCATTCCAGCTGTGTGAAGGAAATACAGGGGCTAACCCTGCTGGGCTGCTTCTTTCCTGATTCTAGCCAAGCAGCAGGTTTCTGAAACAGAGTCACAGAGCACGTGTGTGATCACAGGCAGTGCCTCTGCCTGCTGTTGTgcagaaaggcaaagaacacaGAAGCAAACGTTGGACTTCAGGACAGTATTTATTCCCTGTGATTTGCATCCTTgatggaggtgaggaggagtTTAACATCAGCAGTCCAAGGCTGAAGGATCAGGTCTTCCTCTCACATCCAGAACAAAACACAGCCACAGAGGACCTGGACAAATtctgccaggctgccctggcccatGCTTCTTAATGTGATCTTCCTCTTTAGTctgttttaattattattaattaacaATATTCCCACAGTTGTGAGAACAAGTTGTTTCAGCAGTCAGGATTTCGATTCCCCAACTGGCAATATTCCATTTTATCGTCTCCCTGGCTTTTACTTTGCTGAGCAGTAGAAATAATTTGCCTGCTGCTTGTTGCAGTTCCATTTCCAGGTGTAAAAGCTTGCTCAGGTAAGCAGAGTGTAGGTTCTGCCTCGGGCCAGGGAGCGTGGAGGGCGCGGCTGATGCTCTGCAGGATCACCACGGGACAAGGCTTGGCTCTGTGAGCTGTGTGAGCTCAGTCACTGTGGGCCGtgccgggctggggctgcacaaggTGCATCCACCCTGACCTTCCGCCCACAcgggccctgggcagccctcaGGTGGTTTTCATACTAAAGAAGAAATCAACATTAGTTGGGCTGCAAAATCCACACACTACAGGATGCTTCATCCATTTAGTCCAAATGGGGTTGGATGCTCTTGAGATtaatgattttccttcctatcCTGGCACGACACTGCAAGAGCAGCCAGAAGCTTGCCTAATGGATTCCAGACCTCTTTACTTATAATAATATTATGGCTATACATGGTTCTCTTTGTCTCAAGTAAACAATGAAGTGATCCACTGTGACAAATGTTTAAACATTATAGGGATGGGTTCTACCCACTCTATATTATAACTTGCTTGATTTTTCCCTCTGACATACCCAATTCATTGCCAATTCATAGGCACTTAAACTAGGGCAAggaaagaaatgctgaaataaaaacCAATTACATAAATTTTTTGATCCAGGAAGATACAAAAACTACTTTACAAGCTATAGGTTAATCCTGACATCCTTCTTGGGACAGTTCCTTACACTGTCAGTTCTCTGCAGTACTGGGATTTGCATGTCATCATGTAGTGTCTTCTAGAATGGGCATATTTGTAGCTGTGCTCAGATGAATGTAGTACAGGACGTTAACAACTTGAACAACATCTGTCATCACAAAAACTTGAAAACTTGtttgcaaaatgttttaaacTGTATTTAAGTTTTTTATGCCTGGGGGTATATCCATACCTGTCAGGATTCAAAGGTCTATTCTGATCTattctccatttttaaaatgcttatcTGTACACAGGAACCATTCTTACGGTAggataacacacacacacacacacacacacacatatatacacacacacacacacacagggtgtTTGTGAAGTGCTAAAGAAAAAcacttgttttccctgcagacaGAAAAGCTGGGATAAGTTTAGGACACATTAAAATGGCAACATAAACtgaaaagttgatttttttaGACTGGAAACCTGGTGTGTTACCAAAGCAGGTGTCATAATCTAGAATAATGGAAATTCAggtaaaaaatgtaaaacaggTCTTTTAATAGACtcagtgattttaaaaatggggATGGAAATTACAAATCCAGTAAGTGTTCACTTCTTCACAGATAGTATGGTTACATTTTGAGAAGACAGTACTGAGGTCATTCATCAAATATAGACTGCAGCAGAAAATCAGACTCTGAAACTAAGCCTAATTTCTGTAGGTCAAAATTATCATATTTTCATCTATGTAACCTGCAGATTATCTACAAGAGAAATAAATAGCCAGGCAACCCACTCCCCACTGTTTTAGCAATTGCTATAGTACACAAATCTGTCATTTTCTGAGGGAGCTGTTTACTCAAAATCCTCTTTTGCATGCTAAACATCTTGCCTGTGATCACCAGTGCCTATTGCTATTTTTTCTGTATCCAACTCACACTGAATCATCTGTGCTCTTGGTTCAAAGGCTCTAAGTTCCAAAAGCTGCAGGTTACAAGAATGAAAATATAGAAGCTAGTATGCTAAAATACAGGGGATAAATAGGGTTTTGAAAAGGAAGCATCTACTCATTTCTTCCACTGACCAAGGAAAGGACTAGGGGAAAGAACAATTTTGTGGAAACTGAGGGGAGCACAAACAGCTCACTGGGGAAGGAGTGTTACTGGAGGGGCTTATCAATGCTCATCTCCTGCCAACACAGGACAAGGAGCATATGGGATGTGCTCACCTGATCCTAACATACATGGCCTGCTTAACGCTTtgggaaaagcaaagaaacagaaCAGGGGTCAGTCATGAGAAGTGATCAGGAATCAAGCCTTCAAGAATATTGCATTGTTCCAACTTATAATGTTAGAGCAAACTAATAGTACATAAATTAGCAGATTAATTCATTTTTGTACATGTACACACACGTATTAAGCCAGGATACCATTACTGTACTACAACAGTGTTCTTAAATTACATGGCAATTTTAACTGGAGACTGAAAAAATCAATGTGCAAAAAAGCTGGAAGAATTAGagcaaggaaaaaggaaagaggaagtGAAAAGGAGAACGCTCACAACAAAGCACAAGGAATTCTCTCTCTTAAGTAGCAGCCTCAGCCTCTTCTGTTTGAGCAAGTGCTGCTGGAATGGTCCTTCAGCCTGATCTGCACTAGATACATCCAGGACTGGCTCCAGTGGCAAGCAACCTCCTCTATCACTGAATTAACCATCACTTCTTTCCCTATTGCAACAAATCTTTAGCTCTATTTGCTCTCTATTTACACTTAAAGGGCAAATGATGAAATCAAAGGAACATTACTGTTACCATCCCATCTGCAACCCAGCGATACCCAAAGGTTTCAGACTGACATCAGTGCTGAGGCTTCATGTACTCCACAGCTCCAGGAACTGCTGTCATCTTTTTCACCCTACACATTTTGCCAAAACTCAACACTCAGCCTTCTGGAACTCTTCTAAAACACAGTGGTGACTCGGTACTCACTCTGCATCCTTCCAAGTACTAATGCTTTCTTGGTAAGAAGAAAAGTCCCTGCCTTTCTTGACACCTTTTTCAGAGTAATGTCTTACTCAGCTCTCTCCCTTTGCTTTCATCTTCCTTGCAAAACGAGTCCAAAATAAGTCAACGTCATTTTGTCCCGTGGCTGTgtttaattttttctatttatacTGCAAGTTCTGCTTGCTCCCTTAGATCTGCCTCCCTTTTGGTCTGAGGGGTTTTGTTGGAGGTTTTGTCTTGGTTTCATAGCATTTAACCTTACAATAGCCTACTTGTGTCACTCTGTCAAATGAGATCAAGCAAAGCTTTTGTGGCTGTGCATATAAAAAACTAACCTGGTTTTAATGTTGTTTCTGTGTCTCATGCCACAAATAGAGAGGATTTGTGACATCTCACATGGAAGCTATCCCAACGTCACTATAAATAAAGTCTCTTAAAACCAGAGCAACAGATACACATAGCAATTAGTCTTTGGGACCAGAACTACTTTTATAGTTGATGCAGATTTGTAGTTTGTTTGCATGACATAGTAGTAAAACTGTTCAGCACAGAAAGATGGCAGCACCTGTTTCTccaagaaaaggaataaaagatgACTTAATATATTTTAGAGTGAGACATTACTCCTAAGCAGTAATTCAACAAGACAGGTCATGATGTAAATAATTATGTGCTAGAAGTGGTGCTGTTCAGCCTGAATTCACAGGTGCTTCCAAACACAGGGGACTGTTCACACTTCAAAACAGCAAAAGAATATATCTCAGTATGGCTTTACTTACTTACCAGGCAGATGTACTCTGAAAAGACACCAGGGGTGGGCTTAAAGCATCTCCTTTTAAGGTGTGTACTGTCTGTGATGTTCGAGGCTGGGGCTGAGTTTGAGGCTGTGTCTCTGGCTGAGGCTGTGTCTGTCTTGGGTCCTGAGCAGGGTTAATCCATCGACTCTGGCCCGGTGTCATCCACTTTCCATTGATTCCCCAGCGGGCCAGGTAAAATTTGCAAATATCATAGTTCATTGAAGAGTAATATAAAAGGTCCAGTATCAGTAAGATCACCACAAAAAAGCCATAGATCCACACTCCCAACAGTGCACTGTAGTTGctgtgaaaggaagaaaagggacAACAACTATCTCTCAGTAGTGGTCACTGCGTTAGTTCATCAAGGTTGCTTGtttcattaattatttattgatgtctgaaacaaaatatttttccaaagcATGTGTCTTTAAAATTAAGCTATTTTTTCCAATATGAATACTGCTATAAGCATGGTTTTTAGAAACTAAATCCACCTGtcttaaaaaaatttttgtcCTTCTCATCTGTCCATAGG
This region of Ammospiza caudacuta isolate bAmmCau1 chromosome 5, bAmmCau1.pri, whole genome shotgun sequence genomic DNA includes:
- the SHISAL1 gene encoding protein shisa-like-1 yields the protein MTSCGQQSLNVLMVLLSLLLSAVLSAHFRVCEPYTDYKGRYHFGFHCPRLSDNKSYIFCCHHNNTVFKYCCNETEFQTVMQMNLTGNADGYMHNNYSALLGVWIYGFFVVILLILDLLYYSSMNYDICKFYLARWGINGKWMTPGQSRWINPAQDPRQTQPQPETQPQTQPQPRTSQTVHTLKGDALSPPLVSFQSTSACMKTT